Sequence from the Helianthus annuus cultivar XRQ/B chromosome 13, HanXRQr2.0-SUNRISE, whole genome shotgun sequence genome:
tgtgttcacattggttctcgcggttctcgtaataaagggtggttcctaacggatccttatcctatatatatatatatatatagtggagggttcaaatgagaagaatttttttataagaagaaaaaagaagaagtttcaactaataagaatgcttcattttacttcatttaatatttgtagttaattttaatataagggtatattggtaacttacataaatcattaatttgtattcttcccctttaataactagctaaattaaatttgtaactccttttcaagatatatactttttccaaattaaaaaaaaaacaacttaatttaaagtgtagaataaattactagttgtgtaggataaattacgagttgtgtaggatatatttcgaggtgtgtaggaaaaatttcgactgtgtaggataaaattctataatgtgtagggtatatgtaagaaaattttgatatgtgtaggttttgtagattatatgtaggataattaatgattagttgactaattaattaaagagagaaaaattaattatatgagttataaatgaaatagcattttactaatatgtcatttcttctttttcttctcacattaaatttgttctcaaatgaaccttcccctatatatatatatatatatatatatatatatatatatatatatatatatagggagccgctagaatgaaaaccacctcgagttgtaagaaccacgagaactacaccccacggagcgccgttcgccatgatttttttttacaagtagatgtgtatattataaacacagccgtaaaaaatcatggcgaacggcgctccgtggggtgtagttttttacaccacaagtttggtgaaaaaaaattaaaaacaccaaacttgtggtgtaaaaaactacaccccacggagcgccgttcgccatgattttttacggctgtgtttataatacacacatctacttgtaaaaaaaaatcatggcgaacggcgctccgtggggtgtagttctcgcggttcttacaactcggggtggttttcattctagcagccccctatatatatatataaacgggatcaggagaaaacgccctaaagtgtgagaacggtgagaacgcatcctgatggcacactacctcacaaactaatttgatcacttaattgcttcggtatttttgacaaaaacagtgaccataaggtataacctcagtaggTTATTCCCTGTACAACTATGATCACAAgtatgtgtttggtcggatcctaagatcgaccaaacgggtcggattcgaaagtcaaagtggtggtcaagaccgctcgacttacgaccctaaataagcactaaacttgAAGTGACGAgttgacatgtcaaaacatgtctgaCTAAGTTTATAAAACggatttggtatcaaaactttGATACCCGAAAATGGTTTCGTTGTAAAATGCACATAATGTGGATTTTTggccgaaactttgactcgtcacttcgactagtaaATGTGGTAATCAGAAGGTGCAGTCGCAAGGGATTATAACCTTCGTGGTTgcgatcacgttgcaaagttcaattgaactttgacttgactaATTATGGTCAGAACCGGaagtcaaacagaaagtcaaTTGTTTGATTTTTAGCTCAAAATAATTTAAATAATGAACAAGACTAAGGAAGAACACTTACTTGTGTTCTAGGAAGGCAAGAATACTCAGTAGGAGGCCTCTAAAGAGAAAGCAAACTCCAATTATGAGCagatagaagaagaagaagtgaatGAGCAATGAATGTGAAGATTTAGCTTGGTTTATATAGCTGTTTTGAAGCCataagatcatcacaagtgtccCATGTGTTGGCATGATCTTTTGGAGGCTTAAACACATGTCAAATGCTAATTAAATGGTGGCAAATTCGAGTTCTTGGGCTCCAAGACTTCACACATGAAGCTGCCAGGTAGCTACTGTTGCAGCTGGAAACTTTCTACATAAAACAGGGTGTCGCGCCCTGTGACGGGATGGCTTCATGCCATCGTGGCACGCCAAGCCCTCAATGGGTTCGAAATTTGGCAGAAATAGTCCCTGCAATTGTTTTGTTGCATATTGTcacttttaaccctttttaacccacttttttGGTAACATAAAGGTGTTAAGGCATAAGTAACTCAAATTATGCCCAAAAAGGtcatggatgtcggttcgttcggtTGCATGGTTGCGTTTTTTCGCGTAATTACATCAAACGCTATAAAGGACACGAAAATGACCGAAACTTTGGAACGATTGATATTTTTGCATTCTTATCaataaaatacaagattttaatgattacaaaaatttttggatgtgtGAACCTGGTCCGTATTCAAATATATGAGAATCGacagactttcgcagtttgtcgcaaatagtccctggACTCAAATAAGCGTGTTTTTGCCATACTGAACCCTTCAAaatttatttctaagttatgtaaggggtaattagggtatgtttagctcaTGTCAttgttccggactgtacgttgcgttaaactgattacgtttgcgTAACAATTTACGTATAACTTCCAGAAAAGCATTTGAGAGTTCGAATTTGTACAAGGATTGAAATGTGTAAATGTCACATGTCATTATACAATCCCAAAAATAAAACACATGGTTTCATTAAATACGAATTTGTTTGGGATTGTATGATGATTGAAAAGGCACAAATGTCACAATGCCCATAATACTCACTTGAGCTGTACGACCCGTATTCAAGTCATGGAAACTTAAAAACAccttataaatatataaatagatCGTGACAGCTGGAAACTCGAGGAGATCGAATAAAAGAGATTGTGGAGGACGACAAGAAGAAGAAACCGAAGTTATTTTGGATGAGAAAAATGTTTGGAGGCTTGAAGATTATAGATTAAAGATCTAACCTTTCGGTTAGCAGTTGTTTGTTGCTCGGGGTACTAGCTTTACTATTTTCATCTTTCTAAACTATCCAAACatgatttcttttgtttttagtttgtttttgttaatcacgTTCAGCTAAACATCTAATAACTATTCAGATGCGATGATTCTTATGATGATTTGATTTATGAATGTTTGATTTGTTTATATGATGTCATTTTAGTAAAGTATTTTATCGTTTATATTATGATGTGTATGATTGCACTTTGATATTGTTGATTGTGATGTTGAGTTGTGTGGTTGAATCGATCTTTTAATGAGGTATGGTAGTTAGACTCGGTTTCTTCTATCTCTAGGTTATATTGATGTCCATTAATCTAGGCATTGAAACCTTACCCAGTTTTAGACAATTTTGTAACAGAATTTGTTAAACGTGTGAGCTACCCATGGGAATGATATAAAAGGACCTGAAAATTAGTTAGAGTTTTTCGAATGGTTGATCTTGGTTTGTTCATAAATTGCAATGTTCGTAGATCAGTCTCGAACCCAACCTAGAAACTCTAAATTATAAGAATCCATAATAGTACTAGCTTTGTTAAATTAGGTTTTGAGGTGTGTCTGTCTATAGCTTCATTCCTTTCATTCAACAGGATCATCCTTACCTGGCGTTGATCCATCTTAGCACTTCACATGCTAAAACATCATCATTTATCTTATCTTTCCTCCTTTGATGATTCAATCCTGAGTATTTACCTTTCGAAATCTAGTTGTTTACAACTCTTTTCTAATTCCTTTGTAGTTTTAATATATTTAGTTTTCATTACTCTACAATCAATAGATTACATCTTAAGAGATAACCTAGTAGCAAGAGCTACTATGTCTATGGTTGATATCCGGTATCTTACATTTGCTATACTATATGATGATAGATTTGCTTGCATGTTACGTGCGTACATGGGCGGAGCTTTATTGGGGCCGAGGGGTGCCCCTGTCCCCACCTATTTTTCGCTCGTGGTGTTAATTTTTCGCTTTATTGGGGCCGAGGGGTGCCCCTGCCCCGCCGATTTTTTTCATTTTGAGAGTCCAGCCCCTACTAAGTTTTcgttcaagctccgccactgcgTGTGTAGCTACTAGCTAGTATTTTTGATATTTTACCATTTAAAACTAGCAAACAAATATTTTTATAAATCGAAAGGACATACTGAACTAAAAGACATAACTATGTAAATTTACTTTATTTTACATAGCTATGCAATTGTATGTGTAAAGTGGATTTTTGAAGTTAGAAAGGGACAACTATGCAAGATTAATCGCACAGCCGTGTCACACTCGATGTGTCACTTCCTATCAGTTCGTGATCAAAGGGTGGCACTACTATGtcaatctatttttttttttatatagattTGTCATTTCACGAGACAAATTTAAAAGCTTTTCAAATAATAAATGGTAAATTCTGAATTACACTAAATTGGGCACGAccctccgaacttttcgctcagcagtgttatgtatgtagctttcatatagaaattttttggtatgtacgttttcgaccccccccccccccccccgcggtcGGAAATATAGCAAATTGCAGTAAATACTAACAAAGACATCCCAAATCTAGTATGATTTATTCAAATTGTGAAAGATTAAAACCTTTGAGCAAACAATTTCTTGACAACTTAAATATAAACCATTTATATATAATATGACTGAAACCCTCACCAATTAAATAGTGACTCCGGTGGTTTGGCAAACAATTAGATCATATAATATAATAAGTAATTTAAAGAGAAAAAGAGAGAATGAGTGAAATTTTAACTTAAACTAGATCATATAATATAAGTAATTTAAAGAGAAAACGAGAGAATAAGTGAAACTTTAACTTAATACGTGGACCATCCAcgtattttcttttatttatttcttAAAATATAGGTTTTGATAtgacataaatattatttttctaTTTTAATAATCTAATACTGAGATGCATTATGGCTTAAAAAGTGTGTTTGTTTTAAGGTTTTAggtatttttgttttaaaaactaaAGTAATAATAACTATTTGGTTTAGAGGTTAAAAGTCATATTATCTGATTAAATAACTAAAAGGTAATAGTTTTTTATACGCATTAAGGCTAGTGGATTTACACATAGATAACTTGTACATTTAAAAAttctaattaattagtcattttaATTTCCGTCTTAGTTCAAaacaaacatatatttttttaatctaaactcatttttaattttataaacatAATTACTACATAGTGGCATTCACCGCACGATGCGACAGCAATTTGGTTTTTTTGGGTACCAATTCATCTTGTTACGACACTAGTACCGTACTATTAATCTAGGTTACACTACTATATTTGAATACTACTCCAACCGGAATATAAAAGCGAAAAAAAGAAAAGTTGCAATATGCCCAAAGGATCCCGACACAAAACCAAAAAACCAAATACCAGTACCAGTTCCGATAATAACAATATCGATACCGATGTTGTTTGGTCGGAAATTGTTCGGCTCTTCAAGGTACTGATATCGACACGTGTTTTGCATCGATCGAAAGACACCGACCTTCGCTTTTAATTGATGCGGGAGAAATTCAGTTTGTACCAACACGATACCAGCACTCGGTATAACAACCAAAAGTGAAACTCAATGAATAAAGTCACTATATTCCCAAAAGGATATCGACGTGTGTTTTGCATCGATCAATAATCATAAAACGAATACCGATATCGCTTCCAATAATATATGTGGTGGTATCATTTCACTTTCACGTTACTCATACGGTGGTTGTGCTCGCTCTAACTTACAATaccaaaaaaatattttttaaatacaACTCCATTTTTCAACAAAAAATTTACTATGATGTCGAGCAAAAAAAAACACATCACGcgtattcaattttttttaaatcaacgAATGTAAGTtattagataaaaataaaattattaaaaacttaaaaaaggttacttttcatttctttactttttaataattattatttttagtggGATTACTCGCACTTTGCAGCGGTCTTTCGGTCAGTATCGATTTGGTTCGGTGTGGTGTGGTGCCGACAATCGATATAGCACCTGAAATAAATATGCCTAATAGGATATCGACACGTGTTTTACAATGATCGAAAACCATATAAACGAATACCGATACCAGTATCAGCTGGTATCTGTTCAGTTCGCCATGGCACCGTTATCGTATGGACACTCGCTATAGCTTACGGTACCAAAAAATATTCTATTGCAAATACAACTCCATTTTCAATAAATTCTATACCGCCACGTCGTGATAACCGTAAAAATACAATATCGCTACCGATGTTCATATGGTATTGGTTCACTTTCACAttgtaaagaaaaaaaaatcaactatatTTGACTCACTTGAATAAAATTTTATTGAATCATTAATAAAAATAAGTTGgagttttataaaacgtcatttTACATGACTAAAACAACAAAAAAGGTAAACAATGtttctttaaataaaataattataccGAGCCAACTTTGATGACACGTACGTTTGTGTTTAGATCACCTGTACATTATCCACAACTCTGTTTTCGGCGAAATTTATATCTAGACGTAGATAACAATAAGCACATTGCAATGTGATACtcgtaatttttataaaatatcatATCTTATAACTTATAAGAAACAAACAAAATATGCTTCAATGTTATAAACTCGTTAATTATGAACGAAAGTATCTCAACTGGTGGGAGGATTCTCGAGGTTTTGAGATTCCGTTTGACGTAGAGGCCATTTGAACTATGTATAGAGATTACTTTCAGATTAAAGTACTTCGTTTGAAGAAGAAGAATAATCAGATAATATTAAAAGTTTCCTCCCTGATCTCTCTAACTTATcaccattttgctccccgcctctaactccatcaaTTTCCACCGTTAACTTCTAGTCACttgcccctcacatgaggggcatttCAGAATCCTCTCTTATTAAAAAACCTGTCATCTTGTTCACTTTTAAAACCCTAACTTGTCACAATCTTATCTTCTTCTAGATCTATTGAAAGCTTAAAACCTGGCATCTCATTCTCACCATTTATCTATCTCTGTACCACCACCCACCACAACCAAAGCCATTAGCACCGGCGTTGGTGGTGGAGGTTTCAGATCTCGCTGGTGAGTGGTTGTTTTAGATCTTGCCGTGAACCAgagccaccatcaccaccaccattgtcGCACCATCACCACTGCCATAGTCGCACCCTTCAAGATTGTCGCACCCTTCAAGATTTCCCAAATCTGAAAAGCAATAGCCACTAAACTTGGATCTGTGTCTTCCCTTGTTTAAGCTGTTGTTGCCAATGAGCAACATTGCATGTTCCCTAAACTTGGAGACTTTTGCGACTTCTCTTTGCGTTGCGGTTTCACAGGTTCTGGATCTAAAATGATTAGATTTGACTTTGCATATGCAAATAAGTCGAAGTTAAAGTTAGTATTGGATGGCTTGGAGCTTATGCTCCTAATTTCATCAATTCGAGGGAAGCTCTTTGCTTTCTTTCTTATATGTTCAAATATACTCTCCGGTTGGTATTTTGGACCGAATGTGTTTGCCTGGCTCACTTGATTCTTCACATGGATTAAAACCTTCAGTCAGGTCTAAAAATTCTTCAGTGTCATTGAGTGCAATAGCCATTAAAAACCTTGTCCGGATCTGGTTTTTCTTGGATCTGAGTCGCCGGTGGAAAGGATTGGGGGTTTAGGAGAGTATGATGTTTTTCTTCGGATCTAGATTTTGGATCTGGCCAGAAGTTGGTGGCAGGTGGTGGTAGACGTTGGTGGTGGCAGTGGTAGTCTACTGGTCCAACAACTACTGAGATTTGTTTGAAAATGATAATAAAATGGATTTAATGAATTAATAATAAAACGAAAATGATAAAAAGTTTAAATTGGAAAAGACCGaaatgcccctcatgtgaggAGCATGTGACTAGGAATTAACGGTGGAAATGGATGGCGTCTGAGGCGCGGAACAAAATGGTGATAAGTTAGAAAGATCAGGGagcaaaatggctatttttaaaggatttgagcaaaaccattaaaacgaccaaaccacagggagcaaaatgaaAATTTACTCTTCAATTAAAAATACTTTCCTTTAATTAACCCACGACCGCAACATCAATATGTCCTTGgttatgtattaaaataataatagtaCAAACACGAAGTGGGACAAAGTTTGTAAGGTGGACAAAATCTATATCTATAGATGCAATCTCCTAAATCGTTTCACTCGCCGATTATCAATATTGTTGTCTTTCATTGACACGTATACCAAATGGAAAAGGTTCAACCACATTAAAAAAAGGGTAATTGCACGGTAACCCTAACAGGACCATTGACAGGCAGGGAAGGGAAGGCAATAAGTTTAACTGAAAAAAGAATAATGTACCACCAAATGACACAAAATTCCACTTGCACTCTACATGGCCTAAAAATTAATTTCACCAGAAACTGAGATTTCCTCATACAAAAGGAAAGTGTGATTTCAAAAGCGAACCGAACCGAACCTTACCAAAAGATAAAGACGGGGTTGTTTTCTATTTCCTTAGTAATTCCCCTTTGTGCTCACTGCCAGCAGCAACCACATAACCAGCACCAATCTGACAATCCCTAAGTAGAGCACGCTCTTGGAGTTGTACGTTACTGGAAATGATTGTTCCTTGTATAGAACACCCGTCTCCAATGGTAACATGGTTCATGATGACTGAATTCACAATCTACAAACAAAAACAGGCCATGTGAAGTGTGTAGTTATGGTATTGACAGTACTCATCTATACAAAAAGGAAAACATATAACACACCTTCACATTGGATCCTATCCGACAATGACGGCCGATAACAGATCGCTTAACGCTGCATTTGTCACCCATTTGTGAGCCTTCCCCCAGCATGCATTGTGGTCCAACCTATATTAAAatcaaaaaatattaataaacaagaaAGAAACACGCTTACCCCTTAATTTATTGAAGGTTTAAATATAGTTTTGTAACCGTATGTAAcaatttctttatttatttatataaaaataaaaaaagattaaaaagagTTTACATGTCAGCCAACCCATCCATCCCTTCGCTATATGATTTACCCTTCTAAAATCTCTACAAGGATCCAATCGCAATGGTACTTTTTCTTAAGGGTAATACAGTATTTGTTTTAACAATGTATTTTAAGGTCACATACTACACACCCCACCAATTACAATCTTGATCTTTTTACATGCAACTTTATCTTGCAAACTTTAGGTTGTTAGTTTGAGTCTACTTTGTTCGTTAAAGAAGAGCAGTGTCCCCTATTGGTAAATCAGAAAAAGTTCCCACGTGAAAGAAAATCTTaactatgtagttaatatcccgatatatcaaccgatatatcagtgatatatcggttatcggtccccagccgagatagcggtacaaaatattggtcagaatatcggtaccaATAATATCAGGGATATtgtccgatatttgaccgatataggaccgatatttgatcgatagatcaccgattttcccgatatcaatACCATTATTCTTATTTCTACTgttcatttttcttcttattgctgctttagtgttttaagtcttaattgttagttgttactgttaaatgttagtgttttaagtcttagtcagttcttacttgttacaattgttagtgttaaattgctacatatataaatttagcatgatattaaaattaccgatatcccatcacgataaccgatatctcaaatatcagtCCTTGACctaccgcattaactacttagaATCTTAAATAGTCCAGGATAGCAAACGGGGCTTAACATCTAGACCAATACACAGTCTTGAAGGAAGATAACTTACTGTGGTTTTGGAGCCGAGAACAGCAGATGGATGAATAACATTGTTGTGCACAGAGAATGTACATCCCGATAGGTGACTTGCATCTCCTATCACCTGACGACGACATGCTCAACAGTCAAACCTCAGCAGCAACCTTAcactaaaaagaaaagaaaagaaaagaaaacgaaACTCACATCTCGGTTAACGTCACTATACGCTTGAATGGAATTTAGTCTTGCACAATATTTGGTCTTGTTGGCAATATAAACACAACATTTATGGGTTTTTCTCTCAGCCGGGGAAAACCCGTTAGGACCCAAAGCGTACACTTCATGAAAACTCGGTGTAGACGCATTAGCCAGCAGCTGAGACAGCATTACTTTATCCATATTATAATTATCCTCGTTCCCGTTTTCTGCAGCTTGTACTCCATTCAATAATATTTCAGACCTCTGATTCATTAAGCAATAGAAGATGTTACATAATAATGCTAATAAAATGAAGAAATAAAAGACGTGTGGAGTCTTAACAAACCAACCAGCTGACTTTTAACAAGATAAGGCAGCACATCCTGCTTTAAGCTTCTAAAAGTTTGCTTTTGATTAAGAACTTGCTGAAGAACAGACCTACAAAAAAAGATATTTAAAGTGTAGGAAATAGAAATTGTAATAGATCAATTTATTATAGGGGTGTAACCGAGCCAAGTCGCTAGTGAACTACTCGATAAAAGCTCGAAATGATCCATCCAAGCTTAAACGAGCCTGAGTCCGATATTAAAAATAAGTTTGTAGAGCTTCTTATCGAGATCAAGTAGGCTCGCGAGTAGgtctgcaaacgaaccaaacgttcggcgaacagtccgtgaaccattcggcgggaagtttgtttgtgttcgttcgtttattaaa
This genomic interval carries:
- the LOC110898485 gene encoding translation initiation factor eIF-2B subunit gamma gives rise to the protein MDFQVVVLAGGTSTKLAPLVSKDVPKSLLPVANRPVLSYVLDLLEQSNIKDLIVVVEGEDTEGLVENWISEAYVDRLHVQVASVGEEVGTAGALRAIAHHLTASDILVVSGDLVCDISPGAVAAAHRRHDAAVTALFCAAPISGPTESGTSSGKDKTKKPVRHNIVGLDLTQQFLLYIAAGMEVEKDIKVQKSILRAVGKMEIHADLMDAHLYAFKRSVLQQVLNQKQTFRSLKQDVLPYLVKSQLRSEILLNGVQAAENGNEDNYNMDKVMLSQLLANASTPSFHEVYALGPNGFSPAERKTHKCCVYIANKTKYCARLNSIQAYSDVNRDVIGDASHLSGCTFSVHNNVIHPSAVLGSKTTVGPQCMLGEGSQMGDKCSVKRSVIGRHCRIGSNVKIVNSVIMNHVTIGDGCSIQGTIISSNVQLQERALLRDCQIGAGYVVAAGSEHKGELLRK